CCTCCATCTGCTGGGCCATCGACGCCGTCTCCGCCGCCAGCGGGGGTGGCTGCCGGAGTCCCGACCGCATCCCATTTCGCCGCTCCTCGGGCAGAGCGTTCCACCACTCGAGCGTCTCGCGGGCGGTCTCCTCGAACGGCCGGTAGGTTAGCCCCGCCGCCACCGACCGCGCGTTGCTGACCGTATGGACTTGCGCGTAGGCGCCGGTAGGCCCATTCCAGATCGGGAACTGCGCTTTCTGCTGCTCGAGCCACGCCGCGTCCACCCAGGTGAATGTCGCGGTGGAGGCGGTCACCGCCTTGAGCCGGTCGAGCACCTCGCTCATCGGCAACGGTTGGGCCGGCCCGACCGCGTTGAAGGTGCCCGTGGTGCGTTGCTCGATCAGGTGGACGACGAACCGGGCCAGGTCGCGGGCGTCGATGATCTCCATCGGGTAGGCGGGCTCTCCGGGCGCGAGTACCTCACCGCCGGCCGCGATCCGGACCGGCCAATAGGTCCAGCGGTCAGTGTTGTCTCCCGGGCCCACGATGTAGCCAGGCCTAACGATGATGGCGCCGGTCGGGAACGCCTCCTGGACCGCCTTCTCGCAGAGAACCTTGAGCGGCCCGTAGGTTTCCCCGGTGATTTCCTCGACGGTCGGGTCGGTGAGGGTGCCACCCGGGGCCTCCTCGGTGACGCCCGGCACGTCGAGCTTCGCGTAGGCCGAGACCGAAGAGATGAACAGGTACTGGGTGGCGGCGCCTTTGAGGAGGTTG
This sequence is a window from Gemmatimonadota bacterium. Protein-coding genes within it:
- a CDS encoding NAD-dependent epimerase/dehydratase family protein, giving the protein MDNPPLLRDPADSIILPYLRRGSQTESGSQSNHLHPDGVFTMRHTRRDFIKTGAAAAGALAIGLQGCAKGEKPLRILVLGGTGFIGPHMVRRARERGHTITLFNRGKSNDDLFPDLETLLGDRDGKLDALKGHQWDAVIDTSGYVPRHVRDSANLLKGAATQYLFISSVSAYAKLDVPGVTEEAPGGTLTDPTVEEITGETYGPLKVLCEKAVQEAFPTGAIIVRPGYIVGPGDNTDRWTYWPVRIAAGGEVLAPGEPAYPMEIIDARDLARFVVHLIEQRTTGTFNAVGPAQPLPMSEVLDRLKAVTASTATFTWVDAAWLEQQKAQFPIWNGPTGAYAQVHTVSNARSVAAGLTYRPFEETARETLEWWNALPEERRNGMRSGLRQPPPLAAETASMAQQMEAEAKLLTAWKARR